A window of Dissulfurirhabdus thermomarina contains these coding sequences:
- the dapF gene encoding diaminopimelate epimerase, which yields MGDTMKDLAFRKMHGSGNDFILVDNREGRVTAAAAPDLARRLCRRKYGVGADGLILVERSETADFRWRFLNADGSEAEMCGNGGRCAARFAVLEGIAAEDLVFETLAGRVRAEVRGRRVKLQLPDPTDLREDLELVVHGERFTLQCLNTSVPHAVLFLDDVETAPVYEWGRSIRHHEAFAPAGTNVDFVQVTGPRELHVRTYERGVEDETLACGTGAVASALLAALAGRVEPPVTVRTWGGENLAVHFEREGKAFRNVFLEGDAVSVYAGRLDEG from the coding sequence ATGGGAGACACCATGAAGGACCTCGCCTTCCGGAAGATGCACGGCAGCGGCAACGACTTCATCCTGGTGGACAACCGGGAGGGGCGGGTGACGGCCGCGGCGGCCCCGGACCTCGCCCGCCGCCTCTGCCGTCGGAAATACGGCGTCGGCGCCGACGGGCTCATCCTCGTGGAACGGTCCGAGACGGCCGACTTCCGCTGGCGGTTCCTGAACGCCGACGGCAGCGAGGCCGAGATGTGCGGCAACGGCGGCCGCTGCGCCGCCCGGTTCGCCGTCTTGGAGGGCATCGCCGCCGAGGACCTGGTCTTCGAGACCCTGGCCGGCCGGGTCCGGGCCGAGGTTCGGGGCCGGCGGGTCAAGCTCCAGCTCCCCGACCCCACGGACCTCCGGGAAGACCTCGAGCTGGTGGTCCACGGGGAGCGCTTCACCCTCCAGTGCCTCAACACCAGCGTCCCCCACGCCGTCCTCTTCCTGGACGACGTGGAGACCGCGCCGGTCTACGAGTGGGGCCGAAGCATCCGCCACCACGAGGCCTTCGCCCCGGCGGGCACCAACGTGGACTTCGTCCAGGTGACGGGCCCCCGGGAACTCCACGTCCGGACCTACGAGCGGGGCGTGGAGGACGAGACCCTCGCCTGCGGCACCGGGGCGGTGGCCAGCGCCCTGCTCGCCGCCCTGGCGGGACGCGTGGAGCCGCCGGTCACCGTCCGGACCTGGGGCGGGGAAAACCTCGCCGTCCACTTCGAGCGCGAGGGGAAGGCCTTCCGGAACGTCTTCCTGGAAGGCGACGCCGTCTCGGTCTACGCGGGCCGACTCGACGAGGGCTGA
- a CDS encoding YHS domain-containing protein, which yields MRFLLFLALLFGIYYVAKALFGGISGGGRARRRAGPRPGGNPPPITDELVRDPVCGVYVPRRDALRLERQGRTYHFCSRECRRRFRERSGADDQG from the coding sequence ATGAGGTTCCTGCTTTTCCTGGCACTGCTCTTCGGGATCTACTACGTGGCCAAGGCCCTCTTCGGCGGGATCTCCGGCGGCGGCCGCGCCCGCCGCCGGGCGGGGCCCCGGCCCGGCGGCAACCCGCCGCCCATCACCGACGAGCTGGTCCGGGACCCGGTCTGCGGCGTCTACGTGCCCCGCCGCGACGCCCTGCGCCTCGAGCGGCAGGGCCGAACCTACCACTTCTGCAGCCGGGAATGCCGGCGGCGGTTCCGGGAGCGATCCGGGGCGGACGATCAGGGCTGA
- the dapA gene encoding 4-hydroxy-tetrahydrodipicolinate synthase encodes MARATAARRTGTTKKQPIEGSIVAIVTPFRDGRLDEAAFRDLIEWHIRSGTHCIVPCGTTGESATLSHEEHMRVVELAVETVRGRVPVIAGTGSNSTEETIMLTRHAKKAGADAALVITPYYNKPSQEGLVRHFEAVAEACRFPMILYNVPGRTGVNMLPATVARCARNRWIVGIKEATGNLHQVADVIRLCPKNFIVLSGDDFTAFPTMALGGRGVISVAANVMPRQMAALMNAALKGDMAKARRLHFQLFPLFEALFFETNPVPAKTALALMGRLPSGEVRLPLAPMSEANEGRLRDVLAEMKLV; translated from the coding sequence ATGGCGCGCGCCACCGCCGCCCGCAGGACCGGCACCACCAAGAAACAGCCCATCGAGGGGTCCATCGTCGCCATCGTGACCCCCTTCCGCGACGGCCGCCTGGACGAGGCCGCCTTCCGCGACCTCATCGAGTGGCACATCCGCTCCGGGACCCACTGCATCGTCCCCTGCGGCACCACCGGCGAGTCGGCCACCCTGAGCCACGAGGAGCACATGCGGGTGGTGGAACTGGCCGTGGAGACCGTCCGGGGACGGGTGCCGGTCATCGCCGGCACCGGCTCCAACTCCACCGAGGAGACCATCATGCTGACCCGTCACGCCAAGAAGGCGGGGGCGGACGCGGCATTGGTGATCACCCCCTACTACAACAAGCCCAGCCAGGAGGGGCTCGTCCGGCACTTCGAGGCGGTGGCCGAGGCCTGCCGCTTTCCCATGATCCTCTACAACGTCCCGGGCCGGACCGGGGTCAACATGTTGCCGGCCACGGTGGCCCGGTGCGCCCGGAACCGGTGGATCGTCGGGATCAAGGAGGCCACGGGGAACCTGCACCAGGTGGCGGACGTCATCCGTCTCTGCCCGAAGAACTTCATCGTCCTCTCCGGCGACGATTTCACGGCCTTCCCCACCATGGCCCTCGGGGGCCGAGGGGTCATCTCCGTGGCCGCCAACGTGATGCCCCGCCAGATGGCCGCCCTCATGAACGCGGCCCTCAAGGGCGACATGGCCAAGGCGCGCCGGCTGCACTTCCAGCTCTTCCCCCTCTTCGAGGCCCTCTTCTTCGAGACCAACCCCGTGCCCGCCAAGACGGCCCTGGCCCTCATGGGCCGCCTCCCGTCCGGGGAGGTCCGGCTGCCCCTGGCCCCCATGAGCGAGGCCAACGAGGGCCGCCTGCGGGACGTGCTGGCCGAGATGAAACTCGTCTGA
- a CDS encoding LL-diaminopimelate aminotransferase, which translates to MDIRPSARLAQLPPYLFVELDRLKAEAVARGVDVIDLGIGDPDLPTPRFIVERLAAAAADPATHRYPSSAGSAAFRAAAAAWMERRFGVRLDPEREVTALIGSKEGIAHFPLAFLDPGEVVLVPTPGYPVYHIGTLFAGGETYELPLVAGNAFLPDLDAVPADVRRRARILWLNYPNNPTGAVAPPEFFERVVAFARANDIIVCHDAAYTEMTYDGYRAPSFLETPGAREVGIEFHSLSKTYNMTGWRIGFAAGHPDLVAGLRAVKSNVDSGQFDAVQAAAVAALESDQSSVRDNAAVYAERRDTLVEGLRRIGIEAPLPKATFYVWARVPGEETSAGFARRLLEEAGVVATPGNGFGAPGEGYVRMALTVARERLAEAVERIRKIL; encoded by the coding sequence ATGGATATCCGCCCATCCGCCCGTCTCGCCCAGCTCCCCCCCTACCTCTTCGTGGAACTCGACCGCCTCAAGGCCGAGGCCGTGGCCCGGGGGGTGGACGTCATCGACCTCGGCATCGGGGACCCGGATCTCCCCACGCCCCGGTTCATCGTGGAACGCCTGGCCGCAGCGGCGGCCGACCCGGCCACCCACCGCTACCCCTCCTCCGCCGGTTCCGCGGCCTTCCGCGCGGCGGCCGCCGCCTGGATGGAACGGCGGTTCGGGGTCCGCCTGGACCCGGAGCGCGAGGTCACCGCCCTCATCGGTTCCAAGGAAGGGATCGCCCACTTTCCCCTGGCCTTCCTCGACCCCGGCGAGGTGGTCCTGGTCCCCACCCCGGGCTACCCCGTCTACCACATCGGGACCCTGTTCGCGGGGGGCGAGACGTACGAGCTCCCCCTGGTGGCGGGAAACGCCTTCCTGCCCGACCTCGACGCCGTGCCGGCCGACGTCCGCCGCCGCGCGCGGATCCTCTGGCTCAACTACCCGAACAACCCCACCGGGGCAGTGGCCCCGCCGGAGTTCTTCGAGCGGGTGGTGGCCTTCGCCCGGGCCAACGACATCATCGTCTGCCACGACGCCGCCTACACCGAGATGACCTACGACGGGTACCGGGCCCCGAGCTTCCTCGAGACGCCCGGCGCCCGCGAGGTGGGGATCGAGTTCCACTCCCTCTCGAAGACCTACAACATGACGGGCTGGCGGATCGGCTTCGCCGCCGGCCACCCGGACCTCGTGGCCGGCCTGCGGGCGGTGAAGTCCAACGTGGATTCCGGCCAGTTCGACGCCGTCCAGGCCGCCGCCGTGGCCGCCCTGGAGAGCGACCAGTCCTCCGTGCGGGACAACGCCGCCGTCTACGCCGAACGCCGGGACACCCTGGTGGAAGGACTCCGCCGGATCGGCATCGAGGCCCCCCTCCCCAAGGCCACCTTCTACGTCTGGGCCCGGGTGCCCGGGGAAGAAACCTCCGCCGGGTTCGCCCGCCGGCTGCTGGAAGAGGCCGGGGTGGTGGCCACCCCCGGAAACGGCTTCGGGGCCCCGGGCGAGGGCTACGTTCGGATGGCCCTCACCGTTGCACGGGAGCGGCTGGCCGAGGCCGTGGAACGGATCCGGAAGATCCTGTAG
- a CDS encoding fumarylacetoacetate hydrolase family protein — translation MKIVRFRRPSGGPPGYGRIEGDQVVPLAGDPFSAPADGGPPVPLDAVTLLAPCRPTKIAAVGLNYRDHAEELGMALPDEPLLFLKPPSAVIGPGAPIVIPPESRRVDHEAELAVVIGRRARRVPPEEAGAYILGYTCLNDVTARDLQHRDVQFTRAKGFDTFCPLGPHIETDLDPSDLAVECRVNGERRQASRTRHLIHAVPELVAFISGIMTLEPGDVIATGTPSGIGPISPGDRVAVRVEGIGTLENPVAAPAAP, via the coding sequence TTGAAGATCGTCCGTTTCCGCCGGCCCTCCGGCGGCCCGCCCGGCTACGGCCGCATCGAGGGAGACCAGGTGGTCCCCCTGGCGGGGGACCCCTTCTCCGCCCCCGCCGACGGCGGCCCTCCGGTCCCCCTCGACGCCGTGACCCTGCTGGCCCCCTGCCGGCCCACCAAGATCGCGGCCGTGGGCCTGAACTACCGGGACCACGCCGAGGAACTCGGGATGGCGCTCCCCGACGAGCCCCTCCTCTTCCTGAAGCCCCCCTCGGCGGTGATCGGGCCCGGCGCGCCCATCGTGATCCCACCGGAGAGCCGGCGCGTGGACCACGAGGCGGAGCTCGCCGTGGTCATCGGCCGGCGGGCCCGGCGCGTCCCGCCTGAAGAGGCCGGGGCGTACATCCTCGGCTACACCTGCCTCAACGACGTCACCGCCCGGGACCTGCAACACCGGGACGTCCAGTTCACCCGGGCCAAGGGCTTCGACACCTTCTGCCCCCTGGGCCCGCATATCGAGACCGATCTCGACCCCTCCGACCTCGCGGTGGAATGCCGGGTGAACGGAGAGCGCCGCCAGGCCTCCCGGACACGCCACCTGATCCATGCCGTCCCGGAACTCGTGGCCTTCATCTCCGGGATCATGACCCTCGAGCCCGGCGACGTGATCGCCACCGGGACCCCGAGCGGCATCGGCCCGATCTCCCCCGGCGACCGGGTGGCCGTCCGGGTCGAGGGCATCGGGACCCTGGAAAACCCCGTGGCCGCCCCCGCGGCCCCTTGA
- a CDS encoding fibronectin type III domain-containing protein: MRRGRRPPLAGVLFAALTLAGCGLKDRPVPPGTLAPRPVTDLAATAVPEGLELTWSPPTRDVRGHALLHVESFDLYRAELPPDGCEGCPPAFTAPVSLPYGRRPRPGDKVRHLDRDVAPGHRYVYEVRVVKGWRTASAPSNRLVAAWHPPPGPPAGLAAERRERLVRLSWRRPERWADGRPIDPGTQLAYLVERRAEAEGAWIRLAGPRPGTAFLDRAVRAGRAYRYRVRAVFTFQGTPAVGPPSPEAAAVPEIRLPLPAPRR, from the coding sequence ATGAGACGGGGGCGGCGCCCGCCGCTCGCGGGGGTCCTCTTCGCCGCCCTGACGCTGGCCGGCTGCGGGCTCAAGGACCGGCCCGTCCCCCCCGGGACCCTGGCCCCGCGCCCGGTGACGGATCTCGCCGCGACGGCGGTGCCGGAGGGCCTCGAACTCACCTGGTCGCCGCCCACCCGGGACGTCCGCGGCCACGCCCTGCTCCACGTGGAGTCCTTCGATCTCTACCGGGCCGAGCTCCCGCCGGACGGCTGCGAGGGCTGCCCGCCCGCCTTCACGGCCCCCGTCTCCCTGCCCTACGGTCGCCGCCCGAGACCGGGGGACAAGGTTCGACACCTGGACCGGGACGTGGCCCCGGGACACCGTTACGTCTACGAGGTCCGGGTGGTGAAGGGTTGGCGGACGGCGAGCGCCCCGTCCAACCGGCTGGTGGCGGCCTGGCATCCGCCCCCGGGCCCGCCGGCGGGGTTGGCGGCCGAGCGCCGGGAGCGCCTCGTGCGCCTCTCCTGGCGCCGGCCGGAGCGGTGGGCCGACGGCCGGCCCATCGATCCCGGAACCCAGCTGGCCTACCTGGTGGAGCGCCGGGCCGAGGCGGAAGGTGCGTGGATCCGCCTCGCGGGGCCCCGACCCGGGACCGCCTTCCTCGACCGCGCCGTCCGCGCCGGGCGGGCCTATCGCTACCGGGTGCGGGCCGTCTTCACCTTCCAGGGCACCCCGGCGGTGGGACCGCCCTCCCCGGAGGCCGCGGCCGTGCCGGAGATCCGCCTTCCCTTGCCGGCGCCCCGGCGGTGA
- a CDS encoding argininosuccinate synthase translates to MSASPPLRPKVEKIVLAYSGGLDTSVILKWLAETYECPVVAYSADIGQKEDWAAVERKAWETGADAVVIRDLKEEFVRDFVFPMFRANAIYEGTYLLGTSIARPIIAREQVRVARETGADAVSHGATGKGNDQVRFELGYMALAPDLKIIAPWREWDLNARERLIAYAESRGIPVPVTRARPYSMDANLLHISYEGGILEDPWAEPPDDMFTWTVNPEKAPDRPVYVEIDFERGDPVAVDGERLTPAALLGRLNDIGAAHGVGRVDIVENRFVGMKSRGVYETPGGTLLRAAHMALESITLDREVMHIREGLVPRYSELVYNGFWFSPEREMLQRLVDETQADVTGTVRLKVYKGTCTVVGRKAERSLYRPEFATFEADEVYRQADAEGFIRLQGLRLKIRSLVRGA, encoded by the coding sequence GTGAGCGCCTCCCCTCCCCTCCGCCCGAAGGTGGAAAAGATCGTGCTGGCCTACTCCGGCGGCCTCGACACGTCGGTCATCCTGAAGTGGCTCGCCGAGACCTACGAGTGCCCCGTGGTGGCCTACTCCGCCGACATCGGCCAGAAGGAGGACTGGGCCGCCGTGGAACGCAAGGCCTGGGAGACCGGCGCCGACGCCGTGGTCATCCGGGACCTCAAGGAGGAGTTCGTCCGGGACTTCGTCTTCCCCATGTTCCGGGCCAACGCCATCTACGAGGGAACCTACCTCCTCGGGACCTCCATCGCCCGGCCCATCATCGCCCGGGAACAGGTCCGAGTGGCCCGGGAGACCGGCGCCGACGCCGTCAGCCACGGGGCCACCGGCAAGGGGAACGACCAGGTCCGGTTCGAACTGGGGTACATGGCCCTGGCCCCGGACCTCAAGATCATCGCCCCCTGGCGGGAATGGGACCTCAACGCCCGGGAGCGGCTCATCGCCTACGCCGAGTCGCGGGGGATCCCGGTCCCCGTCACCCGGGCCAGGCCCTACAGCATGGACGCCAACCTGCTCCACATCAGCTACGAGGGGGGCATCCTGGAGGACCCGTGGGCGGAGCCCCCCGACGACATGTTCACCTGGACGGTGAACCCCGAGAAGGCCCCGGACCGGCCGGTCTACGTGGAGATCGACTTCGAGCGGGGCGACCCGGTGGCGGTGGACGGCGAGCGCCTCACCCCGGCGGCCCTCCTCGGCCGCCTCAACGACATCGGGGCGGCCCACGGGGTGGGCCGGGTGGACATCGTGGAAAACCGCTTCGTGGGGATGAAGTCCCGCGGTGTGTACGAGACCCCCGGCGGCACCCTGCTCCGCGCCGCCCACATGGCACTGGAGTCCATCACCCTCGACCGCGAGGTGATGCACATCCGGGAGGGCCTCGTCCCCCGCTACTCGGAACTCGTCTACAACGGCTTCTGGTTCTCCCCCGAGCGGGAGATGCTCCAGCGCCTGGTGGACGAGACCCAGGCGGACGTCACGGGCACCGTGCGCCTCAAGGTCTACAAGGGGACCTGCACCGTGGTGGGACGCAAAGCCGAGCGCTCTCTCTACCGGCCGGAGTTCGCCACCTTCGAGGCGGACGAGGTCTACCGCCAGGCCGACGCCGAGGGTTTCATCCGCCTCCAGGGCCTCCGGCTCAAGATCCGGTCCCTGGTACGGGGCGCCTGA
- the lysA gene encoding diaminopimelate decarboxylase, producing MHDFHYRGEELYCEEVPVAQVARRVGTPFYLYSARTLARHVRAFQEAFAARPHLLCFAVKANGNLAVLHLLGRLGTGADIVSGGELHRALMAGIPPERIVYSGVGKTAREIRRALEAGILLFNVESLPELDAIAAEARRAGRTARVAFRVNPDVDPKTHPYISTGLERNKFGIPMAQAREAYARAARLPGIEVAGVDCHIGSQLTELAPFVDALRRVKALVEELAADGHEIRYLDLGGGLGIPYRDEAPPAPADYARAILAELEGWPQTLVLEPGRAIAGNAGILVTRLLYTKETPRKRFLVVDAAMNDLARPSLYQAHHEILPVRRAGPPVGPADVVGPICESGDFLARDRDLPRFPRRALLAVMSAGAYGFTMSSNYNARPRVPEVLVRGERFAVVRRRETLAQLVRGESIPGFLAE from the coding sequence ATGCACGACTTCCACTACCGAGGCGAGGAGCTCTACTGCGAGGAGGTCCCGGTGGCCCAAGTGGCCCGCCGGGTGGGGACCCCCTTCTACCTCTACAGCGCGCGGACCCTCGCCCGGCACGTCCGCGCCTTCCAGGAGGCCTTCGCCGCGCGGCCCCACCTCCTCTGCTTCGCCGTCAAGGCCAACGGGAACCTCGCCGTCCTCCACCTCCTCGGCCGCCTCGGGACCGGGGCCGACATCGTCTCGGGCGGCGAGCTCCACCGGGCGCTCATGGCCGGGATCCCGCCGGAGCGGATCGTCTACTCCGGGGTCGGCAAGACCGCCCGCGAGATCCGCCGGGCCCTCGAGGCCGGGATCCTCCTCTTCAACGTGGAATCGCTGCCCGAGCTCGATGCGATAGCGGCGGAGGCCCGCCGGGCCGGCCGAACCGCCCGGGTGGCCTTCCGCGTCAACCCCGACGTGGACCCGAAAACGCACCCCTACATCTCCACCGGCCTCGAGCGGAACAAGTTCGGGATCCCCATGGCCCAGGCCCGCGAGGCCTACGCCCGGGCCGCCCGGCTGCCGGGCATCGAGGTGGCGGGGGTGGACTGCCACATCGGATCGCAGCTGACGGAGCTGGCCCCCTTCGTGGACGCCCTCCGCCGGGTCAAGGCCCTGGTGGAGGAGCTGGCCGCCGATGGCCACGAGATCCGCTACCTGGACCTCGGCGGCGGGCTCGGCATCCCGTACCGGGACGAAGCCCCGCCCGCCCCCGCCGACTACGCCCGGGCCATCCTGGCCGAGCTCGAGGGCTGGCCCCAGACCCTCGTCCTCGAGCCGGGCCGGGCCATCGCCGGCAACGCGGGCATCCTCGTCACGCGCCTCCTCTACACCAAGGAGACGCCGCGGAAGCGCTTCCTGGTGGTGGACGCCGCCATGAACGATCTCGCCCGCCCGAGCCTCTACCAGGCCCACCACGAGATCCTGCCCGTGCGCCGGGCCGGGCCGCCCGTCGGCCCCGCCGACGTGGTGGGGCCCATCTGCGAGTCCGGGGACTTTCTCGCCCGCGACCGCGACCTGCCGAGGTTCCCCCGGCGGGCGCTCTTGGCGGTGATGAGCGCCGGGGCCTACGGGTTCACCATGTCCTCCAACTACAACGCCCGCCCCCGGGTGCCGGAGGTGCTGGTCCGCGGCGAGCGCTTCGCCGTGGTCCGGCGCCGGGAGACCCTGGCGCAGCTGGTGCGGGGGGAATCCATCCCCGGCTTCCTGGCGGAGTGA
- the argH gene encoding argininosuccinate lyase → MADKDAKTAKPWGGRFREATHRSVERFTQSVHYDRRLARHDIAGSRAHARMLARVGVISEAEAAAIVRGLDEILAEIEAETFQWRPDLEDVHMNIERALAERIGEPGKKLHTGRSRNDQVATDVRLFLREEIDRLDGLLHDLQSALVAQAEAHPGLVLPGYTHLQRAQPVLWAHHMLAYFEMFKRDRGRLADCRRRVNLCPLGSAALAGTGFPLDRESVARELGFDGITANSLDAVGDRDFVVEFEAAAALVMAHLSRLSEELVLWASAEFGFVELPDGFCTGSSIMPQKKNPDVPELVRGKTGRVIGHLAGTLAVLKGLPLAYNRDLQEDKEALFDVVDTVADSVEVMAGLVARLAPREDRMRAALRGGFLTATDLADYLVGKGLPFREAHEVVGRAVAACLDQGRELADLSLEELRGLSPAVDEDVFEVLTPEGSVAARRTPGGTAPDRVAEALAEARAWLGRRG, encoded by the coding sequence ATGGCCGACAAAGACGCGAAGACCGCCAAGCCCTGGGGCGGCCGCTTCCGCGAGGCCACCCACCGGAGCGTGGAGCGCTTCACCCAGTCGGTCCACTACGACCGGCGCCTGGCCCGCCACGACATCGCCGGCAGCCGGGCCCACGCCCGGATGCTCGCCCGGGTCGGCGTGATCTCCGAGGCCGAGGCGGCGGCCATCGTCCGGGGCCTGGACGAGATCCTGGCCGAGATCGAGGCCGAGACCTTCCAGTGGCGGCCCGATCTCGAAGACGTCCACATGAACATCGAGCGGGCCCTGGCGGAGCGGATCGGTGAGCCCGGGAAGAAGCTCCACACGGGCCGCAGCCGGAACGACCAGGTGGCCACCGACGTCCGGCTCTTCCTCCGGGAGGAGATCGACCGCCTCGACGGCCTCCTCCACGACCTCCAGTCGGCCCTCGTGGCCCAGGCCGAGGCCCATCCCGGCCTCGTCCTCCCGGGCTATACCCATCTCCAGCGGGCCCAGCCCGTGCTCTGGGCCCACCACATGCTGGCCTACTTCGAGATGTTCAAGCGGGACCGGGGCCGCCTGGCCGACTGCCGCCGCCGGGTGAACCTCTGCCCCCTCGGCAGCGCCGCCCTGGCCGGGACGGGTTTCCCCCTCGACCGGGAATCCGTGGCCCGGGAACTGGGCTTCGACGGCATCACCGCCAACAGCCTCGACGCCGTGGGCGACCGGGACTTCGTGGTGGAGTTCGAGGCCGCCGCCGCCCTGGTCATGGCGCACCTGTCGCGCCTTTCCGAGGAGCTGGTGCTCTGGGCCTCCGCCGAGTTCGGTTTCGTGGAGCTGCCCGACGGCTTCTGCACGGGATCGAGCATCATGCCCCAGAAGAAGAACCCCGACGTCCCGGAACTCGTCCGCGGCAAGACCGGCCGGGTCATCGGCCACCTCGCGGGGACCCTGGCCGTCCTGAAGGGACTGCCCCTGGCCTACAACCGGGACCTCCAGGAAGACAAGGAGGCCCTGTTCGACGTGGTGGACACCGTGGCCGACTCGGTGGAGGTCATGGCCGGGCTGGTGGCGCGCTTGGCGCCGCGGGAAGACCGGATGCGCGCCGCGCTCCGGGGCGGCTTCCTCACCGCCACGGACCTGGCCGACTACCTGGTGGGCAAGGGGCTCCCCTTCCGGGAGGCCCACGAGGTGGTGGGCCGCGCGGTGGCCGCCTGCCTGGACCAGGGCCGGGAGCTGGCGGACCTCTCCCTGGAGGAGCTCCGGGGCCTCTCCCCCGCGGTGGACGAGGACGTCTTCGAGGTCCTGACCCCGGAGGGCTCCGTGGCGGCGCGCCGCACCCCCGGGGGGACGGCGCCGGATCGCGTCGCCGAGGCGCTGGCCGAGGCCCGGGCCTGGCTCGGGCGAAGGGGATGA
- the dapB gene encoding 4-hydroxy-tetrahydrodipicolinate reductase: MVKAIIAGVAGRMGGRILHAIHADDGISLAAAFERPGSPAVGADAGTVCGLAPLGVTVRDRLEDVIGLGDVIIDFTFHEATIAHARLAAEHARAMVIGTTGLTRDEMAELKDLAARFPCVQAPNMSVGVNLLYKLVETAARVLGDDYDVEIVEAHHRMKKDAPSGTALQLARVAAAALDRDLEETGVYARHGMIGERTRKEIGIQTVRAGDIVGEHTVLFGGIGERIELVHRASSRDTFARGAVRAAKWVVSRPPGLYDMQDVLGLKD, from the coding sequence ATGGTAAAGGCCATCATCGCGGGTGTCGCCGGCCGGATGGGCGGGCGCATCCTCCACGCCATCCACGCCGACGACGGGATCTCGCTCGCCGCCGCCTTCGAACGCCCCGGCAGCCCGGCCGTCGGCGCCGACGCCGGAACGGTCTGCGGGCTGGCGCCCCTGGGCGTCACGGTCCGGGACCGTCTCGAGGACGTCATCGGTCTCGGCGACGTCATCATCGACTTCACCTTCCACGAGGCCACCATCGCCCATGCCCGCCTGGCCGCCGAGCACGCTCGGGCCATGGTCATCGGCACCACGGGGCTCACCCGGGACGAGATGGCGGAGCTGAAGGATCTCGCCGCCCGGTTCCCCTGCGTCCAGGCCCCCAACATGAGCGTGGGCGTCAACCTGCTCTACAAGCTGGTGGAAACCGCTGCCCGCGTCCTCGGCGACGACTACGACGTGGAGATCGTGGAAGCCCACCACCGGATGAAGAAGGACGCCCCCAGCGGAACGGCCCTCCAGCTTGCCCGGGTGGCCGCCGCCGCCCTGGACCGGGACCTGGAAGAAACCGGCGTCTACGCCCGCCATGGGATGATCGGCGAACGCACCCGGAAGGAGATCGGCATCCAGACCGTCCGGGCCGGAGACATCGTGGGCGAGCACACCGTGCTATTCGGGGGCATCGGCGAGCGGATCGAGCTGGTCCACCGGGCCTCGAGTCGGGACACCTTCGCCCGCGGGGCCGTCCGCGCGGCCAAGTGGGTGGTCTCCCGCCCCCCCGGCCTCTACGACATGCAGGACGTGCTCGGCCTCAAGGACTGA
- the folK gene encoding 2-amino-4-hydroxy-6-hydroxymethyldihydropteridine diphosphokinase → MSSPGHADAAAAPPPRRAFVGLGANIGDRRANIQAAIRRLHRPPDIRVLRCSGLYETEPVDMATPHWFLNGVAEIRTRLSPEALLEVLMAVERELGRNRALGGDRPLDLDLLYLEGVHLRRPGLQVPHPRLAERRFVLTPWAELAPGLRLRAWSATVGELLAALPPGGPVVRPAHPAPEVP, encoded by the coding sequence GTGTCCTCCCCCGGCCATGCGGACGCGGCCGCCGCGCCGCCCCCCCGGCGAGCCTTCGTGGGGCTCGGCGCCAACATCGGCGACCGCCGGGCCAACATCCAGGCGGCGATCCGGCGCCTCCACCGGCCGCCGGACATACGGGTCCTGCGCTGCTCCGGCCTCTACGAGACCGAGCCCGTGGACATGGCCACCCCCCACTGGTTCCTGAACGGGGTGGCGGAGATCCGGACCCGCCTCTCCCCGGAGGCGTTGCTGGAGGTCCTCATGGCGGTGGAACGGGAACTGGGACGGAACCGCGCCCTCGGCGGCGACCGCCCCCTGGACCTCGACCTCCTCTACCTGGAGGGGGTGCATCTGCGCCGGCCCGGGCTCCAGGTCCCCCATCCCCGCCTGGCCGAGCGACGCTTCGTCCTCACCCCGTGGGCCGAGCTCGCACCCGGCCTCCGGCTCCGGGCGTGGTCGGCCACCGTGGGGGAACTGCTCGCCGCCCTCCCCCCCGGTGGGCCGGTGGTCCGGCCCGCCCACCCCGCCCCGGAGGTCCCATGA